DNA from Serinibacter salmoneus:
ACCGGTGATCTGGCCAGCGCGCTGAGCGCGAGGGACACCGCCGCCGCGCTCGCCGCGGTGCGGCGATCCCGGGAGGTGCTGACCGGGATGAGTCGCGAGGTCGGCGTGCCGATCGAGACCCCGGCGCTGACGGCGCTCACGGACATCGCCGCGGCTCACGGCTGGGCTGGCAAGTCCTCCGGTGCGGGCGGCGGGGACTGCGGGATCGCGCTGGGGGAGAGCGGCGCACGAGACACTGAGATGCTGCAGGAGTGGCGCCGCGCCGGGATCCGGCCGCTGCCCGTCCGGGTCGCGCCAGGCGCGAGGATCGAGGAGGACGCGAGATGAGCGAGAACGAGGCCCAGGCCGAGAGCCCCACCTCGCAGCGCAAGGACGACCACATCCGACTGGCGCTCGCCCAGCACGCACCCGAGCGGCCCCGCGACTACGACCACGTGCGGTTCGTTCACCACGCCCTCGCCGGCGGCAGCAGCGCCGCCGTCTCCCTGGCCTCACCGGCCTTCTCCTGGAGCGCACCGCTGTACGTGACGGGCATGACCGGCGGCACGGCCCGCGCGCACGAGATCAACCGCGGCATCGGGATCCTGGGTCGGGAGACCGGAATCGCGGTGGCGTGCGGCTCGATGGGGATCGTGCTGCGCGAGCCGGAGACCGCGGCCTCCTTCACGGTGCTGCGGGAGGAGAACCCGGACGGGTTCGTGATGGCGAACACGAACGCCAACGTGACCGGGGCGCAGGCGGCGCGGATCGTGGGGATCATGGGCGCCGATGCGCTCCAGGTCCACATCAACGCCCCGCAGGAGATCGCGATGCCCGAGGGCGACCGCGACTTCACCGCGTGGCGGGACAACATCGCCGAGATCGTCGACGCCGTGGAGGTGCCGGTGATCGTCAAGGAGGTCGGTGCCGGGCTCTCCCGCGGGAGCATCGCCGTGCTGCGGGACCTCGGGGTCGGCGGCGTGGACGTTGCCGGGCGCGGGGGCACGGACTTCGGCGCCATCGAATCGGCACGCCGGGCGGGTGGGGCGCGGTCCTACCTCGCCTCGTGGGGGCAGTCGGCCGTCAGCGCGCTGGTGGACGCCGCCGGCCTGGAGGGCGTGGGTCCGTGGGGTCGGGACGCCGCCGGGATCGGGACCCGCGGCGCGGGTGCGGCCGGCGTGCTCGGCTCCTCGGCGCCTGCCCCGGTGGACGAGCGGGTGGCCCTGCTGGCCTCCGGCGGCGTGCGGCACCCGCTCGACGTGGTGCGGGCGCTGGCACTCGGGGCCGATGCGGTGGGCGTGGCCGGGCAGTTCCTGCAGGTCCTCGTGACCGAGGGCCCCAGCGCCCTCGTGGACACGGTGCAGGAGTGGCTGGAGGAGATCCGCGACCTCATGGCCCTGCTCGGGGCTCCCGACATCCGCGCGCTGCGCCGCACCGACGTGCTGCTCAGCGGCCCGGTGCGGGAGTTCGCCGAGCTGCGCGGCATCGACGCGGCGGCCTACGCCCGCCGCAGCGCCTGGTCGCAGGTGTAGCGCGCGCGCCCTGGCGGCCGCCGCGCAGGCACCGTCCCACGGCGCCCCACCTCGCGGACGGCGGATCGCCTTCGCCTGCGGCGGATACGCGAGTGCGAAGCGCGCGGGGCCGCGCGTTGTCGCAGGTCAGCGCGTCGCCGTGAGTTCACACCCGTCGCAGATCCGCCGTCCGCGAAGGTGATCCGCCGTCCGCGAAGCGGCGGTCCACGCCGATTCATCCACAGGCGCTGCCCGACGGCGAACGACCGGCGACGATCTCGGCCACCCTGGGCGGATGGAGCCATGCGAACGGGTTCGAGCACTCGGCGGTGCCGCGAGGTTCTCCGACATCGGTGCCTCGCGCCACCACCTCCGGGTCCTCGTGGAGGAGGGCCGCCTGGATCGCCCCGCGCGGGGGTGCTACGCGCTCCCGGGTGCCAGGCCTGAGGTGGTCGCGGCGATACGGGCGGGTGGTGTGGTCTCGTGTGTCTCGGCCCTGCGACTGATGGGCTTTGACGTCCCCGGGAGGGACACGGGCCTGCACTGCTCCGTGCCACCTGGTCGGGGCTCGCGAGCCCGGGCCCACGTGCACCGGCTCCATCACGAGGACGTGACCGCTCTCGCCGGGACCCGCGTGGTCGGCGGCGTCCACGCCGCGGCCCGTGCCGCGACCTGTCTGCACTACGACGACGCGGTGGCGCTCCTCGACCACGTGTGCCGACCACGGCGTGGACGCCCGCGCATCGCGCTGGCGCGGGTTCTTGCCCTGGTCGCCGCTCGCGAACCCGCACGCGCGCGGGCGCTGGCCATCGATGTCGACACCGCCAGCAGGAGCTTTCGCGAGACCGAGGTCCGCCTCGGCCTGCGCCGTGCGGGCCTGCGAGCGGCCACCGGCCTGGTGCTCCCGGGCGTGGGCGAGGTGGATCTCCTCGTCGAGGGTGTGGTCGTCGCCGAGATCGACGGATTCGCCTACCACTCCGAGCGGGCGGAGTACGTGCGTGATCGGCGGCGCGATCGCTCCGCCATCCACCTGGGTCACCCGACCCTGCGCTTCGCCTACGAGGACAGCACGGTCCCGCGCGTGCTCGGGTCCGTGCAGGGCGTTCTGGCGGCCAACCCCGAGCCCCTCCCGTTCGCGCCGCGCGTTCCAGCGGACGTGCGGGTGCAGGTTGCTGCGATCCGGGCCAGCGCACTGCGCGCCGAGAACCGGCGCTGTGCGCGCGGCCCCGCGACGCAGCGATGACGACGGGAGTCGCGAGCATCGGCCCGGTGCGCGCTGCGCTCGCGGAGGGCGGACCGCCTTCGCGCGCGGCGGGTGCGTGCGCGCTCCGGGCTGCCGCGTGGGCATCTGTGCAGGTCACGGCGATGACGCGGGTGGCCGGGCCTCACAGAACCGCCGCGCGCGAAGCCGATCCGCCGTGGGCGAAGGGAACCCGGTCGGGGGTGTCGGGGGGTCGGGGTGGGGCTCTGAGGCGCGGGGGGCGACGGCGTAGGGTCGAGACGTGAGCAGCACGAACCCCAGCAGGTGGGAGCAGATCGTCCAGGCGAACCCCGACCACTCCACCTGGTACATCGAGCGGTTCCGGCAGATGGCCCAGCAGGGCAAGGACCTGGACGGCGAGGCCCGGATGATCGATGCGATGCTGCCGCGCGGCTCGCGCATCCTGGACGCCGGGTGCGGACCCGGCCGCGTGGGCGGCTCCCTCGCCCGCCGCGGTCACACGGTGGTGGGCGTGGACGTGGATCCCACCCTCATCGCGGCGGCCGAGGCCGACCACCCCGAGGTGACCTGGCTCGTGGGCGACATCAGCGAACTGGACCTGCCGGACCGCGGCATCTCCGAACCGTTCGATGCGATCGTCATGGCCGGGAATGTCATGACCTTCCTCGCCGAGGGCAGCGAGGCGCAGACCCTCGCCCGGTTGCGTGAGCACCTTGCCGCGAGCGGCCGCCTCGTGGTCGGCTTCGGCGCCGGTCGCGGCTACGCCCTGGATGACTACGCAGCGCACGTGCGCGAGGCAGGGCTGCGCGAGGACCTGCGCCTGGGGACCTGGGACCTGCGGCCGTTCGGGCCCGAGTCGGACTTCCTGGTCTCGATCCTCACCCGGTAGCGCGCGCCGCGGCGAGTGACGCGACGGCGCTACCCGACGGCGAGTGAGGCGACGGCGCTAGACGACGGCGCGGACCCGTCCCACCACGGCGTCCCCGCCCGCGAGGTCGAGCCCGAGGTGGGCCTCCACCTCGTCCACGGCGGCGCGCTCCAGGGCACCGGCCTGCACCAGCAGCTCCAGCGCCACCAGGGAGGCCGGCCGCATCGAGCCGTCCAGCACCTTCACGGCCACCACGTGCCCGCTCGGGGCTGCCATCACGGTGACTCCCTCGGCACCCTTCTTGGCCACGGTGCCGAGCGACTCGATCACGATCGTGTTCTCCCGGCCGGAGCCGTCGATGGTCCACGGGAAGCGGCGCACCGCGTCCATGCCGCGCGCCGCGCCCGCCAGCAGCGGGTCGTCGGAGGTGAGCGACGCCGTCGCCGCCCACCGCGTGGCCCGCGCGAGGCCGTGCAGTGAGATCGCGTGCACGGGGGCGCCGCAGCCGTCCACACCCGAGGCCGCCACGTGCTCCTGGGCAGCGGCCTGCAGGGCCTGGACGATCGCGACCTGCAGCGGGTGCTGCGGATCGAGGTAGGTGCCGATCGGCCAGCCCTGCGCCACGCAGGCGCGCAGCATCGCGGCGTGCTTGCCCGAGCAGTTCATGAGCACCCGGGCCGGGACGCCACCGGCGGCGGCGTAGGCCGAGCGGGACCGGCCGTCGCCGGGCCATGCGGGCGGGCACTGCAGGTCGTCCACCTCCAGGCCCACCTCGGTGAGCATCCGCTCCACCATCGCCTCGTGCCGCGGTGTGCCGCCGTGGGAGGCGATGGCCAGACCGGCCGCCTCGTCGCGGGCATCGGCGCCGAGGGACTGGGCCACGGCGCCCTGCACCGGCTTGATGGTGGAGCGGGGGAAGATCGGTGCCGCCACGTCCCCGAGCGAGCGCGCGACGGCGCCGTCGGGGTCGAGCAGGATCGCGGCGCCCAGGTGCCGGGACTCCACGAATCCGGAGCGTTCCACCACGGCGAGTTCGACGGCGTCGGCGGGCGCAATGGTCTGCGTGGCGCTGGCGGTGGCGGAGGGCGCGGGGGAGTGGCTCACGCCGGGCCACGCTACCGGCCCGGAGCGGGAGTGGAGGCCAGGCCGGGCGCTACGTCTTGGATCCGCTGAGCGCGAGCGCCCCGCCCAGGCCGATCATCATGGTGCCGCCCGTCGCGCCCATCGCCGAGACCCGGCGCGGGGACCGAGCGAACCAGGTGCGCGCCGTCCCGGCCGCCAGCGCCCACGCGCCGTCGCACACGACGCCGATCGCCTGGAAGATCAGCCCCAGCACCAGCAACTGGGCCCAGACCGGCCCGGCGGCGGGGTCCACGAACTGCGGCAGGACGGCCACGAAGAATGCGATCGTCTTCGGGTTGGTCACCCCGACCACGAACGCCTGGCGCAGCAGCGCTGCGGAGGTCGCGGGGGTGCGGGTGGCTCCTGGCAAGTGAGCGTCGCGGTGCCGGATCGCCTGGATGCCCAGCCAGATCAGGTATGCGGCACCGACGAGTTTCACCGCCGTCAGCGCCGTGACGGATGCGGCGACGACCGCCCCCACGCCGAAGGCCACCGCGAGGATCGCGGGCAGTGCCCCGAGGGCGTTCCCGAGCACGCTCAGCACCCCCGCGCGCCGACCGTAGGCGATCGAGCGACCGACGATGAACAGCACGCTCGGCCCGGGGATCAGGATGAGCACCACGGAGGCGAGCACGAAGGTCAGCAGGGTGTCCACGGGGACCATGGCAGCAGGGTACGCCCAGCGGCGAGGGCGCCCCGGAGCCGTTCCTCAGAAGAGGGTCTCGCCGATGTAGCCGCCCTCGCGGCACCCGGGCGGGATCGCGAACACGGCGGAACCGATCGGCGTCGTCCACTGGTTCAGCAGGTCCAGCTCGTCGAGGCGCTGCTGCACGGGCACGAACTGCGCCACCGGGTCGGCCTGGTACGTGGTGAAGATCAACCCGGAGCGCGAGGTCTCACCCGGGCCCGGGGTCTCGTCGTAGTTGTACCCGCGCCGGTAGAAGCGCTGGGAGGTGTCAGCCGATCGTGCCCGCCGGATGTGCGCCTCCGCGGCGATCACCGGGAACCCGAGCGGGCCGACCGCCTCGAAGTCCGGCTCGTCGTGCTCGGCGACTCCGGTCAGCGGCGCCCCGGTCTCCAGGGTGCGGCCCACCGATTCCTCCCGGCCCTCGCGGGCGAGGTCATCCCAGGTCTCCATGTCCATCGCGATCCGCCGGATCACCAGTGACGTCCCGCCCGCGAGCGGCCCGTCGGCGATCCACACCAGGTCGGCGAAGTCCTCCGTGCCGGGGACCAGATTCACGGTGCCGTCCACCTGGCCGAACAGATTGCGCATGGTGCTGCCCTGCGGCCGGCTGCCGTAGGCGTGCCGGAAACCGTGCTGCTGCCACCGCTGGGTGGCGAAGGAGCGGGCGCTCTTGAGCAGCGAGCGGGTGGCGTGCGCGATCGTGACGGGGTCGTCCGAGGCGACCTCGATGAGCAGGTCGCCGTCGCTCCACTCCGCCCGCAGCGCGTCGATCCCGAACGCGGGCAGCGGCGCCAGCCAGGCGGGCGATGCCGCCCCGGCACGTTCGAGCAGGCCGGGCCCGAACCCGAAGGTGATCGTGAGCCGCGAGGGGTTCTGCGCGAGTTCGGGCTCCATGTCCGCCAGCGCGCCCCGCCCCTGGGTGAGCCGCTCGGCGTCCGAGGTCAGCAGGCGCATGAGACGGCCCAGTGCCTCGGCATCCACGCCCTCGTGCAGGTCCAGGGCGAGGTAGGTGGAGTGGGCCTGTGGGCTGACGCTCACCCCGGCCTGGTGCGCACCGTAGAAGGGGACGACGGCGGAACCTCGCAGTCCCGCCGTGTCCTGCGTGGGCTCGGCCGGGCCGGAGCCGGTGGTGTCGGCGGGCTTGGCAGGACTGGCAATGGCGTCGGCGCCGAGGGCGATGGCTGCGCCCCAGCCGGCGGCGGCTCCCCCGAGGAGGAACCGCCGACGGCTGGGACCCCGCCGTGCATCGTGGTCAGCGGGGTAGGACATCAGTGGTCGTGGTCGCTGTGGTCGTCGCCGTCCTCGTGGTCATGGTCCATGTCCATGTCCTCACCGGCGTACTCCTCATCGGCGCCGGTGAACTCCCGGGCAGAGGTCACGAAGGTGACGGTGGAGCCGTCCTGCAGCTCCAGGGTCACCTCGACCTCGTCACCGGGAAGGATCGGCTCCGTCAGGCCCATGAACATCAGGTGGTTGCCGCCCGGCTCGAGGAGGAGCTCCCCACCGGCCGGGATGGTGAACCCCTCGACCTGCTGCATCATCATGCTGTCCTCGCTCATGACGGTCTCGTGCAGCTCCATGGTGGTGGCGGCCGGGGAGGAGACCCCGATCACCTGGAGGTCGGCGTCCGTGGGGTTCACCAGGGTGCCGAACGCCGCCGTCATGCCCGTCTCGGCCGCCTTGGTCCAGGCGTCCTGGAAGGTCAGGGTGGCGTCCGTCGCCTCACCGGCGTCATCGGTGGACTCGGTGGGCTGCGCGGACTCGGTGGTCTCGGTCGCCTCGGCGCCGTCGGCACTGGACTCGCCGGAGGAGCAGGCGGCGAGGGTCAGTGCCAGCAGGGCGGCGCCGGCTGTGGCGGTCACGTGGCGGGTGCGAAGGAGGGTCATGTCGTCTCGATTCGGGTTGTGCGGTGGCGGATGCGCCGGACCGCGAGGATGAGGGCAAGGGCACCGAGGCCCGCGAGTGCACCGCCGCCGCCGACCACGAGGGTGCGTGCGAGGGGCGGGAGCGGGCCGATGGTGCCCGTGGCCGCCTGGGTGGCAGCCGCGTCGGAACGGTCGTCGGACTGGTCGTCGTCGTGGTCGCCGGAGGGTGGGGGGTTTGCTGTTGCCTGACCAGAGGCCTCCGCCGGGCCCGTGTCGGGCTGCGCCGTCGGCCGATCGCCGACGTCACCCACGGAGAAGGGGACGACGCCCGAGACCGGGTGTCCGTCGGAGGAGACGATGCGCCAGCGCACGTCGTAGAAGCCGTCCTCCAGGTCTGCGACCTCGACCCTGACATCGGGGCCGGCGATCGTGATCGCACCGGCGTGATCGGCGCCGTCGAGGTCGGTGACCATGACCGTGGTCCCGATGTCCAGGGCGTCCCCGGACATCGTGAGGACCACCTCGGCCGGCGGCGTCGGGAGTGCTTCCCCGGCGGCCGGAGTGGAGGCGATGAGCTGGTCGTGGGCAAGGCCGGCGGGGGCGAGCACGAGCGAGGCCGCGGCGAGGACGCCGAGGCCGAGGGTCGTGCGCACCGCCCGCCACAGGCGTGCGGGCATGGCTGCTTCTCTCGGGAGGACGCCCGGAGGGCGTGAGGTCAGGCGGTCAGCAGCACAGCGGGTGGACCACGGCCCGGGCGCGTGCGCACGAGTAGCGCACCGGTCAGCATCACGGGCGGCGCCGTGGGGATCGTGGCGCCGGCGTCGGGGGTCACGGGCCGCCAGGCCCGCAGCAGGCGGAGGACGGCGAAGGGCCGGGTCAGGCGGGCAGCGGTGCGCAGGAGCACCTCGCCGTGGTGCAGGGCCGCCGCGGTGATGCAGGCGGCCGCGACGTGTGCCAGCAGCATCGGCGCACTGGACTCGACCTGGTGAGCGGTGTGGGAGGCGCCCGCAGCATCGAGTGCCGCGCGGATGCCCGCCGCGGTGTGGGCCGCGTGTCCCGACGGGGTCTGCTGGGCGGCGGACGGGCTCGCGGTGCCGAGGGAGAAGGTGAGGTGGAAGAGGCCCTGGGCGGCGCTCGCGGCGAGCATCGCCGGTACCAGGCGGGGGCGGGGCCCGATGAGCGCCGAGGCCAGCACCCATGTCAGCAGCAGTGGCAGAACGACACCGAGGGGGCTCGCCATGCTGCCGCCCGCGAGAACGTGGGCGGTGAGTGCGACGAGGACAGCGAACGCGGCGACCGCGAGGCCGCGCAGTATCCGCACACCGTCCATCGACACAGTCTGTCAGGTCCGGGCCTTGCCCGGCACCCACGCCCGCCGGTCGGGATGCGGGCGGGGCTCAGGGAGCCAGGAGGGTGTCCACGTGGGCGGACAGAGCGGTGTGCGCCTGCGCGGCGAGTCCGTAGTAGGCCCATCGGCCGCGTTGCTCCCGGGTGAGGATCCCGGCGTCCACCAGCACCTTGAGGTGGTGGGAGACGGTGGGTTGCGCGAGGCCGATCGGCTCGGTGAGATCGCAGACACAGGCCTCGCCGGCGCTCGCGCTCGCCACCAGGGAGACCAGCCGAAGGCGCGTGGGATCGGCGAGGGCCTTGAAGACGGTGGCGAGTTCGGCAGCGTGAGCCGCGGGCATCGCAGTCGTGGTGCCGCAGCAGGAGGGGGCGCTCCCCGATGTGGCGGCTGCGACGGTGGTGCCTGCCTCGCGGCTCGGTGCGGCGGTCATCCCGCCATCTTGCCACGTATCGACGGTCATGGATATAGTGATCGAATTGATGTACGTCTATATGAGGAGCGTGTGATGGTCCGTCGGGACGAACTGCCCGTGGTCGTGATCGGAGCGGGACCCGTGGGTCTGGCCGCCGGGGCACACCTGCGTGAGCGCGGCCTGGAGGTCGTGATCCTCGAAGCGGGCCAGGCGGCGGGCGCCGCCGTGACCGACTGGGGCCACGTGCGCCTCTTCTCCCCGTGGCGGTACAACATCGACGCCGCGGCGCGCCGCCTGCTCGACGGTACCGGTTGGGTCGAGCCCGACCTGGAGGAGAACCCCACCGGCGCCGAGTTGGTCCGCGACTACGTGGCGCCGCTGGCTGCGACCGCCGAGCTCGCGCCCCGGATCCGGTACGGCCACCGCGTGATCGCGGTGACCCGGGAGGGCGCCGACCGCACCCGCTCCCTCGGCCGCGAGCGCCGTCCCTACCTGGTGCGTGCCGTGACCGCGGCGGGTGAGACGGTCGACGTGCGTGCCCGCCACGTGCTGGACGCCTCCGGTACCTACGGTCAGCGCAACCCCGTCGGCGACGGCGGAATCCTCGCCCCGGGCGAGGCCGACGCCCGGGCGCGCGGCGCCGTCGTGGGTCCGCTGCCCGACGTGCTCGCCGCCGACCGGGAACGGTTCGCAGGTCGCACCACCCTCGTGGTCGGCATGGGTCACTCGGCCGCCAACACGCTGCTGTCCCTCGTGGAACTCGCCGAGCAGGCCGAGGGCACCCGGATCCTGTGGGCCATCCGCGGCGGATCCGCCCGCCGGCTCTTCGGCGGCGGCGCGGACGACGAACTGCCCGCCCGCGGACTTCTGGGCACCAAGCTCAAGGAGGCCACCGAGTCCGGTCGCCTCACCCTGATGAAGTGGGTCACCATCACGCAGATGGCGCCCGAGGGGGAGGGCACCCGGGTGCGTGGCCTCGCCCGTGAGGAGGCCTTCGAGGTCACGGTCCACTCGATCGTGGACGCTACCGGCTTCCGGCCCGACCTGGACATGCTGCGTGAGGTCCGGCTCGACCTGGACGCGGTCGTGGAGTCCCCGTCCGGCCTGGCCGAGCTCATCGACCCGAACCAGCACTCCTGCGGCACCGTGCCGCCGCACGGTGAGCCGCTGCTGCGTCACCCGGACGACGGCTTCTATCTCGTCGGGATGAAGTCCTACGGGCGTGCGCCCACCTTCCTGCTCGCGACGGGGTACGAGCAGGTGCGTTCCGTGGCCGCGGCGCTCGCCGGTGACAGCGAGGCGGCGGGCCGGGTCTCCCTGAGTCTTCCGGCGACCGGGGTGTGCTCCACGGACCTCGCCGAGGAGGCGGGGCAGGCCGAGGCGGACGCCGCGGGCTCGGGTGGCTGCTGCGGCGGCACCCCGGAGGCGCCCCGATCCGAACCGCAGCCGGTGGGCTTCGCCAGCGGCGTCCCCCACGGCCGTTCACTGGACCTGCTGACCTGAGATCACGCACTGCGACCGCGGCAGTATCGGCGGTGACGGAGGCCCCGCTCGGATGATCCGAGCGGGGCCTCCGTGGTGTCCGGCTCCCTCTCACCACGACGGCGCGGGCGCCGGTGCCCAACCGCTCGCAGTCCGAGGTGGCCAGGGGCTACGCTCGTCGGGACGTGATCTTCTCCCCCCATGGCTGAAATGCAGGAAATGAACACCACCCTGGCCGCGCCGACCATGCACCCCTGTGGTGCCCGCGAGATTGGTAACCACAAGGGTACGTGATATGCGAAACGTCTGGACAGTATTCAAGCGGGACCTCCTGCGCATCCTGAGAGTTCCCATCGCGGCGGTGATCGTGGGGGGTGCGCTCGTCACCCCCGCCCTGTACGCGTGGTTCAATATCGTCGCGTTCTGGGACCCGTTCGACAACACGCGGAATCTGGATATCGCGGTAGTGAGTCTCGACGAAGGGGCCTCGAACTCGTTGGCGGGTGACGTCAATGTGGGTGAGCAATTGATCGATCAGCTCAAGGACAACCACGATCTTGGTTGGCATTTCTTCTCGACGAAGGACGAGGCGTTGGACGCGGTCCGTAGCGGTCAGAGTTACGCCGCGTTCGTTGTCCCGGCCTCCTTCAGCAAGGATCTGCTGAGCCTCACGACGGGCGACTTCACGCGCCCGGAGCTCCTCTACTACGTGAACGAGAAGCTCAATGGTGTGGCACCGGAGATCACCGATACCGGTGCCACCACGGTGCAGACCCAGATGGTCGACGCGTTCACGCAGCAGGTGGCCGACGCCGTGGCGACCGCCGTCCGCGAGGGCGGGGGGGAGGTCGAGCAGGAACTGCTCGACCTGCAGGACTCGGTCATCGCGGACCTGGAGGATGCGGCCGATGTGATCGGCGAGGCGCGCGAGCAACTCGTGCAGTTGCAGGCAGACCTGGCGGCGGCGGTGGGTGATGTCGAGGGCGATGTGACGGCGCTGGAGAGTGTGGAGCGCGCGCTGGGCGATCTCACCGGGACTCTCAACAGCGCGAGTTCCCTCGCCGCACAGGCGCAGTCCGAGCTCATCCGCCTTGCGGGGGTGACGACCACGGGCTCCCTGCTCGGCGCGACAGGTGTGGGGGAGGCCACCTCCGGCGTCCTCGCCGGGGTCGGCGAGGTGAGTGCGGCGGTCGCCTCGCTCGCGGCGTCCGTTCAGGCTCAGGAGACGCTCGTGGGAGAGGCCGAGACCCTCCTGCGTGGCTTGGAGGATCAGCTCGAGGAGACCGGCGGTGCGCTGTCGGCCCTGGAGGGTGATCTGGGCGCGGTGCAGGACGACATGGGGGTGGCCATCGCCGATGTGAGGGCACTCAGTGGCGCCGCCCTGTGGCAGGACCTCGATGCGCTCACCTCGCTCGACCCGGAGCAGATCGCCAGTTTCATGGCGACGCCGGTCGAGGTGGACCAACACACGCTGTTCGAGACGAAGACCTACGGGTCGCAGATGGCCGCATTGTTCATCAATCTCTCGCTGTGGATCGGAGCCTTTGTGCTCGTCGTCATCCTGCGGACCGATGTGGACAAGGACGGTGTTCCTGGGCTGACGCAGCGCCAGGCCTATCTCGGGCGGTGGTTGCTCTTCGCGGCGCTCACCGTGGCCCAGGCCACGACCCTGACCATCGGGAATCTCATCATCGGCGTGCAGCACACGAGCGCGATCGCCCTGTTCGGGACCTCGATCTTCATCGGGCTGAGTTATCTGAGCGTCATCTTCGCATTGTCGGTGACATTCGGTTACATCGGGAAGGGATTGGCGGTGATCCTGGTGATCATGCAGATCCCGGGCGCCTCGGGGATCTACCCGATCCAGCTCATGCCGGAGTTCTTCCAGGCGCTG
Protein-coding regions in this window:
- a CDS encoding YhgE/Pip domain-containing protein; amino-acid sequence: MRNVWTVFKRDLLRILRVPIAAVIVGGALVTPALYAWFNIVAFWDPFDNTRNLDIAVVSLDEGASNSLAGDVNVGEQLIDQLKDNHDLGWHFFSTKDEALDAVRSGQSYAAFVVPASFSKDLLSLTTGDFTRPELLYYVNEKLNGVAPEITDTGATTVQTQMVDAFTQQVADAVATAVREGGGEVEQELLDLQDSVIADLEDAADVIGEAREQLVQLQADLAAAVGDVEGDVTALESVERALGDLTGTLNSASSLAAQAQSELIRLAGVTTTGSLLGATGVGEATSGVLAGVGEVSAAVASLAASVQAQETLVGEAETLLRGLEDQLEETGGALSALEGDLGAVQDDMGVAIADVRALSGAALWQDLDALTSLDPEQIASFMATPVEVDQHTLFETKTYGSQMAALFINLSLWIGAFVLVVILRTDVDKDGVPGLTQRQAYLGRWLLFAALTVAQATTLTIGNLIIGVQHTSAIALFGTSIFIGLSYLSVIFALSVTFGYIGKGLAVILVIMQIPGASGIYPIQLMPEFFQALYPWFPFTYGIDAMREVISGFAGLAYWRYTGMLLVFVAVAFLLGLVLRRHVANLTRLFTQQVARTELFTSDSGEPDGPGFRIGHVLGALANRAGYNEALARRVRRFGRVYGTAQRALVASGVVGALALPFLGLAFPDAKVTLVGLWILWLILVFAALVTLEYLRFSLQLSTKVGQMSETELKSELTELEAQR